TTAGTACTTTAACACTTTTTAAATATAATCAGTTTTTCGCGACCTTTTCGAGGGCCAATTGATAAATCCGGAAATTCTTCCTTTACAATTCCCCATCCTAAATCAAAAATAGATTTAACTTCATCAATCCTTGTCGCATAGGGTGGACCACCTTCTTCCAATGTTTTATCTAAAGGAAACCAGAGTCCAACTAATTGTCCACCCGGTTTTAATATTGATTTAACTACAGCTTCATATTCTACTCTTCGGCTTGGATCAATAGCACAAAAACATGTTTGCTCAATAATATAATCAAAAGTATTTGCGTATTTGTGTGTTAAAGAAAAAATATTAGCTTCGACAGCATTGATTTTAACTTGGGACGATTCCGCTAATGTTTTTAGTGCGACGATAGCCGATGGGGCAAAATCTACAGCTGTCACTTCAAATCCTTTTTGTGCAAAAACGATTGCATCATGCCCATGGCCACATCCTACGATACAAACTTTCCCTGGGTTTAACTTTGATGCCATTTGTCGAAATATTGGGGTGGGCCCACCTAAATCCCAGCCTAAGCTATCTGCCAAATATTTATCCTCCCAATACTGGGAATTGTTTTTACGATAATTCATCATTCACCATCCTGAAATTGGAACACGGATTCCAAAGGAACGCCAAACGCATTGGCAATTTTGAAAGCCAATTCCAGGGAAGGTGAATATTTGCCCCCCTCAATCGCAATGATGGTTTGACGGGTAACATCTGCTTTCGCGGCAAGATCTGCCTGAGTCATTTCATCTGCATCAAAGCGCAGACGACGAACATTATTTGTGATTGCAAGCTTTCCCATTTTTAAATTGTCTTTCGGTAATAATATAACTGAGTAATGGCGTTCCCAACGGAAGCTATTACCATAATTAATAACAAAAACACAACGATTGATGGATTAAAAACCATTAACGATTTATAATAAAATGGGTAGGATACAATTATCCCTATTAAAATGATTATGAAAAAGTGAAAAATTAAATATCCAATTCTGTATCCTTTCTTCTCACATAAATCATCTCGTTCATCCCTCTTTTGTGGTTTTACGAATTTGTTTATAAACCCAAATACGAGGATTGAATACAAAATAGAAATTATAATGGTGTTAATAATGATTTCTAAAAGAATATCTCCCTCATTTAAATCCATATATAAAACTTTTGGGAAAAAATAAATTGATACTAGAATATCTAATCCTAATTCACCCCAAATATTGAGTTCTCTATTTGAATAATTTGAAAAAAGATTCATTTGAATTTCCTCTGGCCTGCGAGTACGCCACCAATATAAGTAATTGCCATCAGCATGATTAAATGTGATATCTCAGGTTCAAAAGAAATGAGTTTAATGTCTTCCAACAGTTCATAGCTAAGACCACACACTAACCCAACACCCAGCGAAAATGCCATGGCTTCAAGTTGAATTTTTCGCATCAGTTCATCCAGCCCATTCAGATGCCGTTTGTTTGCCAATATCATTCCAAATCCAATCCCCAGATTAATGAGCACGCCTAGAATTGTAAGGGTCGTATTGAACGCCCAAAAAAATTTGGGGCCAAACACAGCCAATGCTGAAGTCAAAACCCAAGCGCCGGTCCAAAGTCCAACATGAACCGTGTTTATTTTAGTTCGAGTGGTAAGATCGCTAGATTCAGTCATTTTCTTTGTCATAATTATTAATCCTTTATTATAATTTTAAGAGTCAACTTGTAGAACTACTATATTTTAGTATTGATTATTGAGACCTTTTTCAAACTGATATATTCAATTTTCTTTTTGGCTTGAATTTTTATCCAAGAATCTCCAACTTCAAGAACTTTACCTTTAGTATTATCGGTTGCAAAACTGGAAGTTTGAATTAAGACTTCTTTTCCTTTTAATTCTTCTAACATAAGTCATTCTCCTTTATCAATAATTAGGGCAGAATGTATGATATATATTACTATAAGTAAAGTATTTTTTACATAATGTTAATAATCACTTACACTAAAGTATCGAGATTCAGGATGAGAAAAGTACCATCCACTGACAGAAGCGGCGGGATTCATGGCGCGACTTTCTGTCAACGTAATTCCTGTGTTTTCCTCAACATTGAGCAATTTCCAAATCTTATCTTTTTCTACATGATCCGGACATGCGGGGTATCCCGGTGCGGGACGAATTCCCTGATATTTTTCATTTATTAGTGAATCATTATTCATTGATTCATCAGTGGCATATCCCCAGAGTTCTTTCCGCATCCTTTGGTGAAGCCGTTCTGCAAAAGCTTCCGCCAGTCGATCCGCTAATACTTTAACCATGATGGCATTATAATCATCATGCTGGTTTTCGAATTCTTTTACGATGGTTTCGATTCCGTGGCCCGTAGTTACTGCAAATGTTCCAATAAAATCATCTTTCGGTGCAATAAAGTCCGCCAAACAAAAATTCGGTTTCTTCGCACCTTTATCTACCGTTTGTCGGGGAAATTTAAATACCACACCATCTGTAAATACGGATTCATTTTCCGCATAGGCAGGATGAATGCCTATCACGCCTTTTGCCGTAAGCAATTTTTCAGATACAATTCTTTTCAAAAGTGACTGACCGTCATCAAAAAGTTTTTGCGCTTCAACTCCATATTTGGAATCGGTCATTATTTTTGGATAAACCCCCTTTAATTCCCACGCGTGGAAAAAGGGAGACCAATCAATATAATCCACCAATTCGTCTAAAGGATAATCTTCAAAAACTTTTACCCCTTGAAATCTTGGTGTTGGTACTTGATATTGATTCCAATCAACTGGAAATTTTCTTTCTCTTGCTGTTTGGATATTAAGCCGCTTCATTTGGGGCCTTTTTGCACGTGCCTCTCTAATCTTGGCAAAATCTGCTTGTGTCTCCGATACTAGCGATTCTTTTTCATCCTCATTCAATAGTTTGCTCACAACACCCACGGCACGGGAGGCATCAATTACATGGATGGTTGGACCGGAATAATTTTCTTCGATTTTGACGGCGGTGTGTTTGCGGCTTGTTGTGGCACCCCCAATTAACAAAGGAATATCAAATTCAAGTCGTTCCATTTCACTGGCGACATGAACCATTTCATCCAAACTGGGCGTAATAAGCCCAGAAAGACCGATAATATCAGCCCCTTCAGCTTTGGCCGTAGAAAGGATTTTGTCCGACGATACCATAACGCCAAGATCAATAATATCATAACCATTGCAACCCAGTACAACACCTACAATATTTTTTCCAATATCATGGACATCACCCTTTACCGTCGCCATGACAATTTTACCGTTTGATTTTCCCGTGAGTCCCAATTCATCTTTTTCTTTTTCAATAAATGGCAAAAGGTGTGCTACAGCTTTTTTCATCACCCGAGCAGATTTCACCACTTGGGGCAGAAACATTTTGCCCGCACCGAACAAATCGCCCACGACATTCATACCATCCATGAGAGGACCTTCAATCACATGAATTGGACGATCATATTTTTGACGTGCCTCTTCTGTATCATCTACTATAAAATCGACAATTCCATCCACTAAAGCGTGGCTTAGACGATCCTGAACAGAATTCTCCCGCCAGGACAAATCCTTTTTCTGCGATTTTTTAACACCGCGATATTCATCTGCAATTTCAACCAATCTTTCGGTAGCATCATCCCTGCGATTAAATAGAACGTCTTCTACACGTTTTTTCAATTTCGGCGCAATTTCATCATAAACTGTAAGTTGCCCCGCATTCACGATTCCCATATCCATTCCGGCCTGTATAGCATGATAAAGAAAAACGGAATGCATCGCCTCGCGAATACCATTATTTCCCCGAAATGAGAAAGAAAGATTCGAGACGCCACCACTGATATGAACACCCGGAAGTGTTTCCTTTATCGTTTTAGTGGCATCAATAAATGCTTTTCCATATTCATTGTGCTCTTCAATCCCCGTAGCCACAGCAAATATATTCGGATCAAAAATGATATCTTCCGGGGCAAAACCAACTTCTTCAGTTAGAATCTTATAAGCATTTGTGCAAATCTCAACTTTCCGATCGTATGAATCGGCTTGACCTTTTTCATCAAAAGCCATGACAATTACGGCCGCACCATATTTTTTAACAATCTTAGCTTGCCTTATAAATTCGCCCTCCCCTTCTTTCATGGAGATAGAATTGACAATGCCTTTTCCCTGAAGATTTTTCAACCCTTCTTCCAAAACTGTCCATTTAGATGAATCTACCATGACAGGCACTTTAGCAATATCCGGTTCCGCAGCGATCAAACGAAGGAATGTTTCCATAGCTTGTTCCGAATCGAGGAGTCCTTCATCCATATTTACATCAATAATTTGGGCGCCATTTTCAATCTGCTGGCGTGCTACAGATAAAGCTTCCTCATAGTTATCTTCTTTGATTAATCGGCGGAATTTAGCCGAGCCGGTTACATTGGTTCGCTCTCCAATATTTACAAAATTACTCTCGGGACGAATCGTCACCGGTTCCAAACCACTCAATTTTGTTAAAGGATTAATCTTCGGAATTTCTCTAGGAGTGACTCCGTGGACTGCATCAGCAATTGCCTTAATATGAGAAGGCGTTGTACCGCAGCATCCGCCCACAAGGTTTACCAATCCGCTTTCGGCAAATTCTTTTATGATGGCGGCCATTGCTTCGGGAGATTCATCGTATTCTCCAAATTCGTTAGGCAACCCCGCATTGGGATAAACGAAGGAATAAATACCGGCAGATGTTGAAAGGTCATCTAGCCATGGACGGATCTGCTCCGCACCTAAAGCACAGTTAAGTCCGACTGCAGTTAAATCTGCATGACGAATTGAATTCCAGAAGGCTTCCACCGTTTGCCCCGAAAGTGTTCTGCCACTCGCATCGGTGATTGTTCCAGAAA
Above is a genomic segment from Candidatus Neomarinimicrobiota bacterium containing:
- a CDS encoding methyltransferase domain-containing protein, coding for MMNYRKNNSQYWEDKYLADSLGWDLGGPTPIFRQMASKLNPGKVCIVGCGHGHDAIVFAQKGFEVTAVDFAPSAIVALKTLAESSQVKINAVEANIFSLTHKYANTFDYIIEQTCFCAIDPSRRVEYEAVVKSILKPGGQLVGLWFPLDKTLEEGGPPYATRIDEVKSIFDLGWGIVKEEFPDLSIGPRKGREKLIIFKKC
- a CDS encoding helix-turn-helix transcriptional regulator gives rise to the protein MGKLAITNNVRRLRFDADEMTQADLAAKADVTRQTIIAIEGGKYSPSLELAFKIANAFGVPLESVFQFQDGE
- the metH gene encoding methionine synthase, giving the protein MIKDLFKEKILVLDGAMGTMVQSYNLSEKDFRGDRFKNHPKDLKGNNDLLSLTRSDVVGEIHKAYFDAGADIVETNTFNANAISQLDYGMEDLAYEINLEAAKIAKSVAKSYTDYPRFVAGALGPTNRTASMSPDVNDPGFRNITFDELKNAYYDQAKGLLDGCVDLFLVETVFDTLNCKAALFAVKTLMEDRGVDIPILVSGTITDASGRTLSGQTVEAFWNSIRHADLTAVGLNCALGAEQIRPWLDDLSTSAGIYSFVYPNAGLPNEFGEYDESPEAMAAIIKEFAESGLVNLVGGCCGTTPSHIKAIADAVHGVTPREIPKINPLTKLSGLEPVTIRPESNFVNIGERTNVTGSAKFRRLIKEDNYEEALSVARQQIENGAQIIDVNMDEGLLDSEQAMETFLRLIAAEPDIAKVPVMVDSSKWTVLEEGLKNLQGKGIVNSISMKEGEGEFIRQAKIVKKYGAAVIVMAFDEKGQADSYDRKVEICTNAYKILTEEVGFAPEDIIFDPNIFAVATGIEEHNEYGKAFIDATKTIKETLPGVHISGGVSNLSFSFRGNNGIREAMHSVFLYHAIQAGMDMGIVNAGQLTVYDEIAPKLKKRVEDVLFNRRDDATERLVEIADEYRGVKKSQKKDLSWRENSVQDRLSHALVDGIVDFIVDDTEEARQKYDRPIHVIEGPLMDGMNVVGDLFGAGKMFLPQVVKSARVMKKAVAHLLPFIEKEKDELGLTGKSNGKIVMATVKGDVHDIGKNIVGVVLGCNGYDIIDLGVMVSSDKILSTAKAEGADIIGLSGLITPSLDEMVHVASEMERLEFDIPLLIGGATTSRKHTAVKIEENYSGPTIHVIDASRAVGVVSKLLNEDEKESLVSETQADFAKIREARAKRPQMKRLNIQTARERKFPVDWNQYQVPTPRFQGVKVFEDYPLDELVDYIDWSPFFHAWELKGVYPKIMTDSKYGVEAQKLFDDGQSLLKRIVSEKLLTAKGVIGIHPAYAENESVFTDGVVFKFPRQTVDKGAKKPNFCLADFIAPKDDFIGTFAVTTGHGIETIVKEFENQHDDYNAIMVKVLADRLAEAFAERLHQRMRKELWGYATDESMNNDSLINEKYQGIRPAPGYPACPDHVEKDKIWKLLNVEENTGITLTESRAMNPAASVSGWYFSHPESRYFSVSDY